A portion of the Bacteroides faecium genome contains these proteins:
- a CDS encoding ABC transporter permease, with the protein MKTLNRIQQLSFIIRREFLAISTSYAVLLVLMGGIFMYGLLYNYMYAPNIVTDVPVAVVDNSHSELSRNFIRWLDATPQAQIYNQTIDYHEAKEWMKEGKVQGIVYLPHDFEERVFRGDESVFSLYATTDAFLYFEALQGASSRVMLAINDKYRPDGAVFLPPQGLLAVAMAKPVNVAGTALYNYTEGYGSYLIPAVMMIIIFQTLLMVIGMVTGDEHTNRGIRAYTPFGQGWGVAIRIVAGKTSVYCTLYAVFSFFLLGLLPYFFSIPNIGNGLYIILLLIPYLMATSFLGLAASRYFTDSEAPLLMIAFFSVGLIFLSGVSYPMELMPWYWKAAHYILPAAPGTLAFVKLNSMGADMADIKPEYLTLWIQVIVYFILSVWVYKKKLGIKPD; encoded by the coding sequence ATGAAAACATTAAATAGAATCCAACAACTATCGTTCATTATCCGCCGGGAGTTTCTCGCCATAAGCACCAGTTATGCCGTTCTGTTAGTGCTGATGGGTGGAATCTTCATGTATGGGTTGCTCTATAATTATATGTATGCCCCCAATATTGTAACAGATGTGCCTGTTGCCGTAGTGGATAATTCGCATAGTGAGCTAAGCCGTAATTTTATCCGTTGGCTGGATGCCACCCCACAGGCGCAAATATACAATCAGACAATAGATTATCACGAAGCTAAAGAATGGATGAAAGAAGGCAAGGTGCAAGGAATAGTCTATCTGCCCCATGATTTTGAAGAACGGGTATTTCGTGGGGACGAATCCGTGTTCTCCCTGTATGCGACGACCGACGCGTTTTTGTATTTTGAAGCATTGCAAGGAGCCTCTTCACGTGTCATGTTGGCAATTAATGACAAATACCGACCGGATGGAGCAGTGTTTCTTCCGCCTCAGGGATTACTGGCGGTAGCTATGGCAAAACCGGTGAACGTAGCAGGTACCGCACTCTATAATTACACGGAAGGATATGGCTCCTATCTGATTCCGGCAGTTATGATGATAATTATTTTCCAGACTTTGCTGATGGTTATCGGTATGGTGACCGGAGACGAACACACCAACCGGGGAATTCGTGCTTATACGCCTTTCGGACAGGGATGGGGAGTCGCTATTCGCATTGTTGCAGGAAAAACGTCCGTATATTGTACTCTTTATGCCGTTTTTTCTTTCTTTTTGCTAGGCTTGCTTCCCTACTTTTTCAGTATTCCTAATATCGGAAACGGATTGTATATTATATTATTGCTGATTCCTTATCTGATGGCAACTTCTTTCCTGGGACTGGCAGCTTCCCGATATTTTACAGATTCAGAAGCTCCGTTACTCATGATTGCCTTTTTTTCAGTCGGATTGATTTTCCTTTCCGGGGTTTCTTATCCGATGGAATTGATGCCTTGGTACTGGAAAGCCGCACATTATATTCTTCCCGCTGCACCGGGCACACTTGCCTTTGTAAAACTGAATTCTATGGGAGCCGATATGGCGGATATAAAACCGGAATACTTAACCCTGTGGATTCAGGTAATCGTTTATTTCATATTAAGTGTATGGGTATATAAAAAGAAATTGGGTATAAAGCCTGATTGA
- a CDS encoding ABC transporter permease codes for MDSSQTYSPFRSVLLREWRRMTSRRLYFGVCIILPLFTLFFMATIFGNGQMENIPIGIVDQDNTATSRAIVRNISAVPTFKVTKHYVNEAAAREAVQKKEIYGYLSIPPRFEQDAITGKNATLSYYYHYALLSVGGELMAAFETSLAPVSLSPIVMEAVSLGVEQQQITTFLLPVQASNHPIYNPSLDYSVYLSQPFFFVLFQVLILLTTVYAAGIEIKFRTATDWLATAKGNMVIAILGKLLPYTIIYVLIGWFANYVMFGILHIPFQGSWWFMNMITALFVIATQALGLFLFSLFPAVSLVISVVSMVGSLGATLSGVTFPVPNMYPLVRDASYLFPVRHFTEIMQTILYGGGGFVHLWQSAVILCIFPLLALSLLPHLKRAIESHKYENIK; via the coding sequence ATGGATTCATCACAAACATATTCTCCTTTTCGTTCCGTACTGCTCAGGGAGTGGCGGCGAATGACTTCACGACGTCTTTACTTCGGCGTCTGTATCATTTTGCCGTTGTTTACCCTCTTCTTTATGGCTACAATCTTTGGTAACGGACAAATGGAGAATATCCCTATCGGCATTGTTGATCAGGACAATACAGCCACTTCCCGTGCTATTGTCCGGAATATTTCTGCTGTACCCACTTTTAAAGTGACGAAGCATTATGTGAATGAAGCGGCTGCCCGTGAAGCGGTGCAAAAAAAAGAGATATACGGCTATCTTTCCATTCCACCGAGATTTGAGCAGGATGCCATCACCGGAAAGAATGCCACCCTCTCCTATTATTATCATTACGCCCTGTTATCGGTAGGCGGTGAACTTATGGCGGCATTTGAAACTTCATTGGCTCCCGTGTCCCTTTCGCCTATTGTGATGGAAGCCGTATCTTTGGGAGTAGAACAACAGCAGATTACCACATTCCTATTGCCTGTACAAGCCAGTAATCATCCGATATATAATCCAAGCCTGGATTATTCGGTTTACTTGAGCCAGCCTTTTTTCTTTGTTCTGTTTCAAGTCTTGATTCTGCTGACTACCGTATATGCAGCCGGCATTGAAATCAAATTCCGCACGGCGACCGATTGGCTGGCTACTGCCAAAGGGAATATGGTAATTGCTATTTTAGGAAAACTACTCCCCTATACCATTATATATGTTCTGATAGGGTGGTTTGCCAATTATGTCATGTTCGGTATCCTGCACATTCCTTTTCAGGGGAGTTGGTGGTTTATGAATATGATAACTGCGCTCTTTGTTATCGCGACGCAGGCGCTCGGATTATTTTTATTTTCCTTGTTTCCGGCGGTATCACTGGTTATCAGCGTCGTTTCCATGGTCGGTTCTTTAGGGGCTACCTTGTCCGGAGTTACTTTTCCGGTTCCCAATATGTATCCGCTGGTGAGAGATGCTTCTTATCTTTTTCCTGTCCGTCATTTTACGGAAATAATGCAAACGATACTCTATGGGGGTGGCGGGTTCGTCCATCTTTGGCAGTCGGCAGTGATACTATGTATTTTCCCGCTGCTGGCCTTGTCGCTGCTTCCCCATTTAAAACGAGCTATAGAAAGTCATAAATATGAAAACATTAAATAG
- a CDS encoding HlyD family secretion protein — protein MKLASRTLSWAFVIIMLAVGIFTALGIILMHKQPMVLQGQAEATEIRISGKLPGRIDTFFVQEGDWVRQGDTLVVINSPEVHAKYQQVNALEQVAVQQNKKIDAGTRRQIVATALQLWNKTKSDLSLAKTTYNRILTLYKDSVVTSQRKDEVEAMYKAAVAAERAAYEQYQMAVDGAQQEDKASAASMVDAARSTVDEVSALLVDARLTAPEDGQIATIFPKRGELVAPGTPIMNLVVMDDVHVVLNVREDLMPQFKMGETFVADVPAIGKKNIEFKIYYISPLGSFATWKSTKQTGSYDLRTFEIHARPTQKVDDLRPGMSVLLTLN, from the coding sequence ATGAAACTAGCCAGTAGAACCCTTTCATGGGCTTTCGTCATTATTATGTTAGCTGTGGGCATCTTCACGGCTCTTGGAATAATATTGATGCATAAACAACCGATGGTGCTTCAAGGACAAGCAGAAGCAACGGAAATCCGTATCAGCGGAAAGCTTCCCGGACGTATAGATACTTTCTTTGTACAGGAAGGAGACTGGGTGCGCCAAGGCGATACCCTTGTCGTAATTAACAGTCCTGAAGTACATGCCAAGTATCAGCAAGTGAATGCATTGGAACAAGTCGCCGTGCAACAGAATAAAAAAATAGATGCAGGCACCCGCCGTCAGATTGTAGCTACCGCATTACAGCTATGGAATAAGACAAAGAGCGACCTTAGTCTTGCCAAGACGACCTATAACCGTATTCTTACCTTATATAAAGATAGTGTGGTCACCTCTCAGAGAAAAGACGAAGTGGAAGCAATGTACAAAGCGGCTGTCGCAGCCGAACGTGCCGCTTATGAACAATATCAAATGGCCGTAGACGGTGCGCAGCAGGAAGACAAAGCATCTGCTGCCAGTATGGTAGACGCTGCCCGGAGTACAGTGGACGAAGTTTCTGCCCTATTAGTCGATGCCCGGCTGACAGCGCCCGAAGATGGGCAAATAGCAACTATCTTCCCCAAACGTGGTGAATTAGTTGCGCCGGGAACTCCAATTATGAACCTGGTGGTAATGGATGATGTACACGTCGTTCTCAATGTACGCGAAGATCTGATGCCCCAATTCAAGATGGGGGAAACTTTTGTCGCAGATGTACCTGCCATCGGTAAAAAGAATATTGAATTTAAAATTTACTATATCAGTCCATTAGGCAGCTTTGCCACCTGGAAGTCAACCAAACAAACCGGAAGTTATGACTTACGTACATTTGAGATTCATGCCCGTCCTACCCAAAAGGTAGACGACTTGCGTCCCGGTATGTCCGTGTTATTGACACTTAATTAA
- a CDS encoding TolC family protein, translating into MKKNKLLFVLLTLCFSITRVDAQTPLSFEESLHLLNRGNQSLKIADKGIEIAKAERDKLNAFWYPSLQSTGAFVHMSEKIEVKQPLSQFTDPAKDFVHSIIPDDQIISSILDKIGANTLVFPLTPRNLTTVDLSAEWVLFSGGKRFRATNIGRTMVDLARENRAQVSASQQNLLAESYYGLRLAQQIVTVREETYNGLKKHYENALKLEAAGMIDKAGRLFAQVNMDEAKRALEAARKEETVVQSALKVLLNKKDTDENIIPTSPLFMNDSIPPKMLFDLSVNSGNYVLNQLQLQQHIAKQEVRIAQSGYLPNIALFGKQTLYSHGIQSNLLPRTMIGIGFTWNLFDGLDREKKVRQSKLTEQTLALGQMKARDDLAVGVDKLYTQLQKAQDNVKALNATIALSEELVRIRKKSFTEGMATSTEVIDAETMLANVKVARLAAYYEYDVALMNLLSLCGTPEQFANYQPKP; encoded by the coding sequence ATGAAAAAAAATAAGTTACTTTTTGTACTATTGACTTTGTGTTTTTCCATTACCCGGGTAGATGCACAGACACCATTAAGTTTCGAAGAATCATTGCATCTCCTTAATCGGGGAAATCAGAGCCTGAAGATTGCTGACAAAGGAATTGAGATAGCCAAAGCAGAACGTGACAAACTGAATGCTTTTTGGTATCCCAGTCTCCAGTCTACGGGAGCATTTGTACATATGTCCGAGAAGATTGAAGTAAAGCAACCGTTATCGCAGTTTACAGACCCGGCTAAGGACTTTGTACATTCCATCATTCCGGACGATCAGATTATTTCATCCATATTGGATAAAATTGGGGCGAATACCCTTGTATTTCCCTTAACTCCAAGAAATCTGACAACTGTGGATTTATCAGCAGAGTGGGTGTTGTTTTCCGGTGGCAAGCGTTTTCGTGCTACTAATATAGGTAGGACAATGGTAGACCTGGCTCGGGAGAACCGGGCACAAGTATCCGCCAGCCAACAAAATTTATTGGCTGAGAGTTATTATGGATTACGATTGGCACAACAAATCGTGACTGTTCGTGAAGAAACCTACAACGGACTGAAGAAACATTATGAGAATGCCTTGAAACTTGAAGCGGCCGGAATGATTGATAAAGCAGGACGGCTCTTTGCGCAAGTGAATATGGATGAAGCAAAGCGGGCATTGGAAGCCGCACGTAAGGAAGAAACCGTAGTGCAAAGCGCGCTCAAAGTATTATTAAATAAAAAGGATACCGATGAGAATATCATTCCCACCTCTCCCCTTTTTATGAATGATTCAATTCCGCCCAAAATGCTTTTTGACCTCTCTGTAAATAGTGGAAACTATGTGCTTAACCAATTGCAATTGCAGCAACATATTGCCAAACAAGAGGTACGGATTGCTCAAAGCGGCTACCTGCCCAATATAGCTCTTTTCGGAAAACAGACTTTATATTCACACGGAATACAAAGTAACTTGCTGCCACGTACCATGATAGGAATTGGTTTTACGTGGAATCTCTTTGACGGGCTAGACCGTGAGAAGAAAGTACGGCAGTCTAAACTGACAGAGCAAACATTAGCATTAGGGCAAATGAAAGCCCGTGATGATCTTGCCGTTGGCGTAGACAAGCTCTACACACAATTGCAAAAGGCGCAGGATAATGTAAAAGCATTGAATGCAACGATTGCTTTAAGTGAGGAACTGGTACGCATCCGAAAGAAATCTTTCACAGAAGGGATGGCAACCTCTACCGAAGTTATTGATGCTGAAACCATGCTTGCCAATGTTAAAGTGGCTCGCCTGGCGGCATATTATGAATATGATGTGGCACTAATGAATCTACTTTCACTTTGTGGCACACCGGAACAATTTGCAAACTATCAACCTAAACCGTAA
- the proS gene encoding proline--tRNA ligase: MAKELKDLTKRSENYSQWYNDLVVKADLAEQSAVRGCMVIKPYGYAIWEKMQRQLDDMFKETGHVNAYFPLLIPKSFLSREAEHVEGFAKECAVVTHYRLKNAEDGSGVVVDPAAKLEEELIIRPTSETIIWNTYKNWIQSYRDLPILCNQWANVFRWEMRTRLFLRTAEFLWQEGHTAHATREEAEEEAIRMLNVYGDFAEKYMAVPVVKGVKSANERFAGALDTYTIEAMMQDGKALQSGTSHFLGQNFAKAFDVQFVNKENKLEYVWATSWGVSTRLMGALIMTHSDDNGLVLPPHLAPIQVVIVPIYKNDDQLKQIDAKVEGIVAKLKALGISVKYDNADNKRPGFKFADYELKGVPVRLVMGGRDLENNTMEVMRRDTLEKETVTCDGIETYVQNLLEEIQANIYKKALDYRNSKITSVDTYDEFKEKIEEGGFILAHWDGTTETEEKIKEDTKATIRCIPFDSFVPGDKEPGKCMVTGKPSACRVVFARSY; this comes from the coding sequence ATGGCAAAAGAACTGAAAGACCTTACCAAACGTAGTGAAAACTACTCACAATGGTATAACGATTTGGTGGTAAAAGCTGATTTGGCAGAGCAGTCTGCCGTACGCGGATGTATGGTGATTAAGCCTTACGGATACGCTATTTGGGAGAAAATGCAACGTCAATTGGATGACATGTTTAAAGAGACAGGACACGTAAATGCATATTTCCCGTTATTAATCCCGAAATCATTCCTGAGCCGCGAAGCGGAGCATGTGGAAGGTTTCGCAAAAGAGTGTGCCGTAGTAACACACTATCGTCTGAAAAATGCGGAAGATGGTTCGGGCGTAGTAGTAGACCCTGCTGCCAAATTGGAAGAAGAATTAATCATCCGTCCGACATCGGAAACGATTATTTGGAATACTTATAAGAACTGGATTCAGTCATACCGTGACCTGCCTATCCTTTGCAATCAATGGGCTAACGTTTTCCGTTGGGAGATGCGTACCCGTTTGTTCCTGCGTACTGCCGAATTCTTGTGGCAGGAAGGACATACCGCTCATGCTACCCGTGAAGAAGCGGAAGAAGAAGCTATCAGAATGTTGAATGTGTATGGTGACTTTGCTGAAAAATACATGGCTGTTCCGGTAGTAAAAGGTGTGAAATCAGCTAACGAACGTTTTGCAGGTGCACTTGACACTTACACAATCGAAGCGATGATGCAGGATGGAAAAGCATTGCAAAGTGGTACTTCTCACTTCTTGGGACAGAACTTCGCAAAAGCATTCGACGTTCAGTTTGTTAATAAGGAAAACAAGTTGGAGTATGTTTGGGCTACTTCATGGGGTGTTTCTACTCGTTTGATGGGCGCATTGATTATGACTCATTCTGATGATAACGGTTTGGTATTACCGCCGCATTTGGCCCCGATTCAGGTAGTCATCGTTCCTATCTATAAGAATGACGACCAACTGAAACAAATCGACGCTAAGGTGGAAGGTATTGTTGCTAAATTGAAAGCACTGGGTATCTCAGTGAAATATGATAATGCAGACAACAAGCGTCCGGGCTTCAAATTCGCGGATTATGAATTGAAAGGTGTTCCTGTTCGTTTGGTAATGGGTGGTCGTGACCTTGAAAACAATACAATGGAAGTGATGCGTCGTGATACATTGGAAAAGGAAACTGTTACTTGTGACGGTATCGAGACATATGTTCAGAACCTGCTTGAAGAAATACAGGCAAATATCTACAAGAAGGCATTAGACTATCGTAACTCTAAGATTACGTCAGTAGATACCTATGACGAATTCAAAGAAAAAATCGAAGAAGGCGGCTTTATACTTGCTCACTGGGACGGAACTACCGAAACTGAAGAAAAAATTAAAGAAGATACAAAAGCTACCATCCGTTGTATCCCGTTCGACTCATTTGTTCCGGGCGACAAGGAACCTGGCAAATGTATGGTTACAGGTAAACCTTCTGCATGTCGTGTAGTATTCGCACGTTCTTATTAA
- a CDS encoding response regulator transcription factor, whose amino-acid sequence MKILIVEDEPSLRELIQCSLEKERYIVETAGDFNSALRKIEDYDYDCILLDIMLPDGSGLDLLERLKALHKRENVIIISAKDSIEDKVLGLELGADDYLPKPFHLVELNARIKSVIRRHQQDGEIDIRQGNVRIEPDKFRVFVDNRELELNRKEYDILLYFMNRPGRLINKNTLAESVWGDHIDQVDNFDFIYAQIKNLRKKLKDSGANLEIKAVYGFGYKLIIE is encoded by the coding sequence ATGAAGATATTGATTGTAGAAGACGAGCCGTCGTTAAGGGAACTTATCCAATGTTCACTTGAAAAAGAACGTTATATTGTGGAAACAGCGGGTGACTTCAATTCAGCGTTACGTAAAATTGAAGATTACGACTATGACTGTATCTTGCTGGATATTATGTTACCGGATGGAAGCGGACTAGACCTTCTCGAACGATTGAAAGCTCTCCATAAACGGGAAAACGTGATTATCATTTCTGCAAAGGATTCTATAGAAGATAAAGTCCTGGGGCTTGAACTGGGAGCAGATGATTACTTACCGAAACCATTTCATTTGGTGGAACTGAATGCCCGGATAAAAAGTGTGATCCGCCGTCACCAACAGGATGGAGAGATTGATATTCGCCAGGGAAATGTTCGGATAGAACCGGATAAGTTTCGTGTATTCGTTGATAATCGTGAGTTGGAACTGAACAGAAAGGAATATGATATTCTGCTATATTTCATGAATCGTCCCGGAAGATTAATTAATAAAAATACTTTGGCTGAATCTGTGTGGGGAGATCATATTGACCAGGTAGATAACTTCGACTTCATATATGCCCAAATCAAGAATCTGCGCAAAAAGCTAAAAGATTCAGGCGCAAACCTTGAAATAAAAGCTGTTTACGGATTCGGATATAAATTAATTATTGAATAA
- a CDS encoding sensor histidine kinase encodes MKLIYYIILRITLALTLILTVWAIFFYVTMIDEVNDEVDDALEDYSETIIIRALAGEELPSKTNGSNNQYYMMEVSKEYAENREDIQYKDSMVYIEEKGETEPARILTTIFQDDEGRYHELTVSTPSIEKDDLKDAIQVWVIFLYVALLFCIIIISVWVFYRNMRPLYVLLHWLDNYQTGKKNEPLSNNTQITEFRKLNDAATRYAERTEQMFEQQKQFIGNASHEIQTPLAICRNRLEMLMEDDSLSEKQLEELMKTHQTLEYITKLNKSLLLLTKIDNGQFTDTKQLELNILLKQYLQDYEEVYDYRNIDTNIEEQDIFNVTMNESLAVALLTNLLKNAFVHNVDRGHIRIVVTKNNITFRNTGIEHSLDKEHIFERFYQGSKKEGSTGLGLAIAESICRLQHLSLWYYYEQGEHCFEISK; translated from the coding sequence ATGAAATTAATATATTACATCATTCTTCGTATCACTCTTGCTCTGACTCTCATCTTGACTGTTTGGGCTATTTTCTTTTATGTCACGATGATTGACGAAGTGAATGATGAAGTGGATGATGCCTTGGAAGACTACTCGGAAACAATTATTATCCGTGCATTGGCAGGTGAGGAACTACCTTCTAAAACTAACGGTTCCAACAATCAGTATTACATGATGGAAGTAAGTAAGGAGTATGCAGAAAACCGGGAAGATATTCAGTACAAAGACTCCATGGTATATATTGAGGAAAAAGGAGAAACAGAACCGGCACGTATTCTTACCACAATCTTTCAGGATGATGAAGGACGATACCATGAACTGACAGTATCTACTCCCAGTATCGAAAAAGATGATTTAAAGGATGCTATTCAAGTATGGGTTATCTTTCTATATGTGGCTTTATTATTCTGTATTATCATAATTTCGGTATGGGTGTTCTACCGGAATATGCGTCCACTATATGTACTTCTTCACTGGTTGGATAATTATCAAACCGGGAAAAAGAATGAACCGTTGAGCAATAATACTCAAATTACAGAATTTAGAAAATTGAATGATGCCGCTACCCGTTATGCAGAACGTACAGAACAGATGTTTGAACAGCAAAAACAGTTTATAGGAAATGCTTCACATGAGATACAGACTCCGCTTGCCATCTGCCGTAACCGTTTGGAAATGTTGATGGAAGATGATTCATTATCAGAAAAGCAACTGGAAGAACTGATGAAAACGCATCAGACCTTGGAGTACATTACCAAACTGAATAAATCCCTGCTATTGCTTACTAAGATAGATAATGGTCAGTTTACCGATACCAAACAATTGGAATTAAATATACTTCTCAAACAGTATCTGCAAGATTATGAAGAAGTGTATGATTATCGCAATATAGATACAAACATCGAAGAACAAGATATTTTCAACGTTACGATGAATGAGTCTTTGGCAGTGGCTTTACTGACAAATCTCCTAAAGAATGCATTTGTGCATAATGTAGACAGGGGACATATCCGAATAGTTGTTACTAAAAACAATATTACTTTCCGAAATACAGGAATAGAGCATTCGTTGGATAAGGAACACATCTTCGAACGTTTCTATCAAGGGTCTAAGAAGGAAGGTTCTACTGGATTGGGATTGGCAATAGCCGAATCTATCTGCCGCTTGCAACATCTGAGTCTATGGTATTATTATGAACAAGGAGAACATTGCTTTGAGATTTCTAAATAG
- a CDS encoding ABC transporter permease, whose product MNKVNHPFWVIVNKEIADHVKSWRFIILIGIIALTCMGSLYTALTNISAAIKPNDPDGSFLFLKLFTVSDGTLPSFVLFINFLGPLLGIALGFDAVNSEQNKGTLSRMLSQPIHRDCIINAKFVAALIVIGIMLFVLGFLVMGFGLIAIGIPPTAEEFWRIVFFIITSVFYVAFWLNLAILFSLRFRQAATSALASVAVWLFFSIFYTMIVNLVAKGLSPSEMASPYQIISYQKFILGLMRLAPSELFNEATTTLLMPSVRSLGPLTMEQVQGAIPSPLPLGQSLLVVWPQLTGLIAATVICFAISYSMFMRREIRSR is encoded by the coding sequence ATGAATAAAGTCAATCATCCTTTTTGGGTTATTGTCAACAAAGAAATTGCCGATCATGTCAAGAGTTGGCGTTTCATTATCTTGATTGGCATTATAGCACTTACCTGTATGGGATCGCTATATACGGCACTCACCAATATAAGTGCGGCTATAAAGCCTAATGATCCGGACGGCTCATTCCTGTTCCTGAAGTTATTCACGGTATCAGATGGGACTCTCCCCTCTTTTGTGTTGTTTATAAACTTCCTGGGTCCATTGTTGGGAATCGCCTTAGGCTTTGATGCTGTTAATTCCGAGCAGAATAAGGGAACATTGAGCCGTATGCTCTCCCAGCCTATTCATCGTGATTGTATTATTAATGCCAAGTTCGTGGCTGCATTAATAGTCATTGGTATTATGCTGTTTGTACTGGGCTTTTTAGTAATGGGATTCGGATTGATTGCCATTGGTATTCCTCCTACGGCAGAAGAGTTTTGGAGAATTGTTTTCTTCATTATAACAAGCGTTTTTTATGTTGCCTTTTGGTTGAATCTGGCTATTTTATTTTCGCTTCGTTTCCGTCAGGCTGCTACTTCTGCACTGGCATCGGTAGCCGTATGGTTATTTTTTAGCATATTCTATACGATGATTGTGAATTTGGTGGCAAAAGGGCTGAGTCCGTCAGAAATGGCATCGCCTTATCAGATAATCAGTTATCAGAAGTTTATTCTTGGTTTGATGCGCTTGGCACCGAGCGAACTGTTTAATGAAGCTACTACGACATTGTTGATGCCTTCTGTCAGAAGTCTTGGCCCATTGACTATGGAACAGGTACAGGGAGCTATTCCAAGCCCTCTTCCTTTGGGACAAAGCCTTTTGGTAGTTTGGCCGCAACTGACTGGATTGATTGCAGCGACTGTTATATGTTTTGCAATTTCGTATAGTATGTTTATGAGAAGGGAAATCCGTTCCCGATAA
- a CDS encoding ABC transporter ATP-binding protein, with amino-acid sequence MGEQVIVLTDLTKQYGNFTAVNHIRLNIQKGEIFGLLGPNGAGKSTTILMMLGLTEPTSGTVEICGINSTTHPIEVKRKIGYLPEDVGFYDDMTGPENLIYTARLNGIPDREAKEKAMELMKRVGLEDQLKKKTGKYSRGMRQRLGLADVLIKNPEIIILDEPTSGIDPAGVQEFIELIHWLSKKEGLTVLFSSHHLDQVQKVCDRVGLFSSGKLLALIDMAELKEKKQELSDIYNHYFEEGGERHE; translated from the coding sequence ATGGGCGAACAAGTGATCGTACTTACCGATTTAACTAAACAATATGGTAACTTTACTGCTGTTAATCATATTCGCCTGAATATTCAGAAAGGAGAAATCTTCGGATTACTAGGTCCGAACGGTGCCGGAAAGTCAACGACTATCTTAATGATGCTGGGATTGACAGAGCCCACATCGGGAACAGTCGAAATTTGTGGAATAAATTCCACTACCCATCCTATTGAAGTGAAAAGGAAAATCGGATATCTTCCCGAGGATGTAGGATTCTATGATGATATGACAGGTCCGGAAAATCTGATCTATACAGCCCGGTTGAATGGTATTCCTGATAGGGAAGCAAAAGAAAAGGCTATGGAGTTGATGAAACGTGTAGGCCTTGAAGACCAGTTGAAGAAAAAGACCGGAAAATATTCCCGGGGAATGAGACAGCGTCTAGGGCTTGCGGATGTACTTATAAAGAATCCGGAAATTATCATTTTGGACGAACCGACTTCAGGTATTGATCCTGCGGGTGTTCAGGAGTTTATCGAATTGATTCATTGGCTAAGCAAGAAAGAGGGCTTGACTGTGTTGTTTTCGTCCCATCATTTGGATCAGGTTCAGAAAGTTTGTGACCGGGTGGGACTGTTCAGTAGCGGCAAATTGCTGGCTTTGATTGATATGGCAGAACTGAAAGAAAAGAAACAGGAATTGTCAGATATTTATAACCATTATTTTGAGGAAGGAGGAGAAAGACATGAATAA